tcTTGCGCTTTTCATTGCAAACAGTCAGATCGAATGGACAGTGAAGTCAAAGAACAAATCTTCAAATATTTAGAAAACGTAGGAGCTCTacaaactaataaaaatatgaTGGACGGTGTTTTTGAAATTTACTCGAAAATAAAAGATGTGAGTACACCGAGAATGATATGATGTGGTTTATTCACATTTGTATCATAAACTATTTACAGTACCTGGTAGAAGGTGAAATCAGTCGTCATTTACAAGAACATATATTCAGTTGGTGGAAAACCGTGGCATTTGGCCAGTGAAATAGAGGCAATTATCAGTAATCATCAGATGGAACTAATGATACAGAATTTCCATGAATACGTGAGCACATGAACACTCAATATCCTACTTTGCAACGACACAGTTATGTTGCTTGCTGATAACAAAACAGTAATCGATTTGGACATCggaaatataaaaatgaaactgTTGCCTTCTATTCACAAACGATCATAAATTTCAGATAGTTAAGTAGATTTGGCCGACACTGGTAATGTTGAAAGCACGAGGCTGTCTGAGAAATTGATAACACTGATCACGGTCGTATAAAGTCGACTGCATAATTAgatcaataaaattaattggAATATTGACTGCAGGTCTGTGGACCAGTCCAAACTAAAGAACTCTGAGTATTAGTGTTTACCTAGTTTTGAAACCATTCACAATTCTTAACCGTGATGTTTAATTTTCTTCTAATGTCACGCACCATACAGCTGATACTTTTTATCGTGTGGACATATTGTATTAGGTGCAGGAGAAAACCGCGATTGATGAAGATACACTTGTTAGTATTAGTGATCTGGAGCAAATCTGTCCAATCGTAAGTTGAAAATGAGGTCTATTTTGCAGTAGTTTGCTAACTTATTGTCGTCAGGAATAACTTGAAGAATTCAATGTACATCACTACACATTGCAAGTGTGTGAATATAAAGATTGTACTATGTTTTCAGGTGTTTGAGATAACGATCGATTGAAGGCTAGATCGAACTAAGATATTTATGTGTAATACTACCAGTGAATAAACTATTCTATTAAGAGTAACTTCAATCGCACGAGATGCCTCTTtgaatttgtaaatgaatttcaaattatttattttgaccaGATCGATTGGAatgttttatttgaaaatgCATTCGCGCATGAATCGTATAAAAATTTGGAAGTTTATATTCAACGTAAAGAAGCTTTGAGGATGACTTGTAAATTTCTCTTTTCGAAAATTATAACAGAAAAAGGAAGAAAGTAATTTGCTCAAAGTCGAGTTTAATGATTTCTGAAACAAGTTGGTTTCATAAGTACCATGTTTTCACATCCTGTTTGCATTCTGTTGTTCTCATTCGTGTACACGACTTTCGAAGTAATTTACTATAAAACGTGCCCAATGCATGGGAATCTCAGACATTTGTCTGTGTTAATTATAACAAATACTGTTTCATGTAGATATTCCCAATAACAGAATGATTCATTCACATTATTCACTTAAATCAAGATTATAACCGGTGGAATTCGAGTCTTTACATATGTCTTAAGCGTAAAACGGAACAACGATATTATTTTCGTCAGAAAACATGATCACAATCTGACATGTATTTCATTATGCACCAATCATTTTGTTCGTATCCAATCTTCATGTGGATTGAAGGCGAACGACCATCCACAAAATCCTCTCAATCTTTAATCACAGTTGGTTTCATAGGATGAATGAAATTAGTTGAAAATGATAAGGTTGTTGAATGAGCTGGATGAAATCACTTTGATCACTGTATACACAGAGTGTATAAAAATGTctattatgtttgtttatttctcaTCGAAGGGTGTGCATTCCTTACCACGTCTGTTTGTTAAAGTTAGATGTTGAAATTAATCGACATCGACTTTCACGAACGACAAATACTGTCGATTTTAAATTGAATGCTATTTGTATAAGACTGAAGTACGTGGTGTTTGTGATGTTTCTTGCAGAGATATACACAATATGCTAGTGATAAAATTTTTGTACAAAATGCGACGTTACTTGAAGAAATATGTCGAAGACTTTTATCCTTCAGATATTGGTGAGTACCATTACTGGTTAAATgaacataattatttattgactTATTGTAAGCTGATTTTAAAACAGATGGAAGACAAATAAACGTAATCGAATATATTTCAGATAGATGACGTTTTGTTAATTAATGATACATCCAATAATGCATGTGTTGACTTTATGTGAATGAAAGCCGGAAAACGAATCTGGACAAAGTAACTGGGAGAAATGGTCAAGCAGCCTGTAAACTTACTTGCAAATGAACTAGCCTTATATATCCAAACATGTTGCATGGTAAAATTTGTTAAAGCACCAAGTCTTTCGCTTCAGTCAGATTGTTCGTCGTTTCACATGTTTATTTGGTTTTCCATATGAGTTGAAGGTCATGACATTGTGTTATCATTTCAAGCGGTACCGTTTATGGAAAATATGCAAATACAGTAGACAAATTATGAACACAATGATCCATATGATCTGAGAATGAAGTAGGTCATGTTACTTTCAATTGGTTGCGATTAATATTGTTGAAAGTCGTCTGTTTATAACTTGAAGTATATGTAACAAGATGTTGATGTATTTCAACGAACATTTCAGATGAAAAGTCGTCAACTTGCATTCAGGAATTGAAGGAGAATTTCTGGTGGACAATAAACAAACAGCATAAATATTCTAGTATAAGTAAGAGTACAAAAGATGAAGTGAGTTccgatttcaataatttatcaatTACCTATTGTCCATAATTGAAAATATGACAGGTTATTACAGGGACACGATTTACATATTGTGTTGAAGAAACAAGCAAATAGTGTAAGGCGTAGTTTGAAAATTTAACTTTCTCTGTGAACATAAATCGGATTGGATGGTTTAACTCAGTCTGTGTTAATCTACAGATGGAACAATTATGAGATATGCTGAATAATAGGAAAGAGTGTAAATCAATTCTCccgttattcattattttcctAACTACTTTACAGTTATGTAATAAAATTCGAACAATCCATGATAAGGTTTATTCTTTTACTTGGGCACTTTGATCGTTATATCTGTTTATACTAAATAGGTGACTCAGATGTTTGACAAAATGAAGCACAAATTGACTGAATTATTGTCTCAAGGCTCATGGAGCAGTGAAGATGACAAAGAAGAAGCTATTTCAACGGTTTGTTTAGTTTTGATATTGTGAATAATAACCGATTGTACTATTCAGGTTTCCAATATCAAAGTACTATTAATGGATTCAGAATCTTTGAGTGAGGGATACGAAAGCCGAGATAAAATACTCGAAGTACGTTCCTCAAGTGCAacactaaatattttattattccttAACTTAATGAACAGTTACTCAGCTAGACAGATAACTCAGTCTTTATGATTGAGAAAATATTAGATTTGCTATCAATCTGTTCATCATGCAGCTCATGTAATTATTTTCAACTTGTCGAAAGAACAGCATAAACATATATAGCTATATATCACCATAATTTGAAGTGTTGCATCTGTCGAGCTAGATGGTTCATTTGCGAAGCTTTACTGATTTATTCTGAGTAGCGTCTTCATTGTCCATTTCATCTAGACGTCTTAGTGTTTGTCTTAAAGATTTCAATCGCTTACGTTCCTTTTTTACGCGCTACACCTATTTCACTTAAAAGAGTCTATTTCGTTCGCCTCCCGTAGTTTTACATTGTCGACACGAAACGTTTCTTTAATGTAAGCTGTATTGCGAACAATCGTATTTTCCAGCCTTAAGTAAGAAAAGTTGGAACAAAGACTATTGAAAGACTAGAAGAGTATATAAATGTGTCATCGTACATGTTATCAAACTGTCTTGAACCGAAACTGAAGTATCCAGCTATGATGTGTTAAGGTCATTTGGAAACAATCACAGACATTCATGAACGCCTATCAGTAAAcggataaatttcaataattactTGTACATGGTGGAGTTTATCGAGGTGATGTAAATTTGTAAAGACAAAACTTCAATTTCAAATGCGTTGTATTTTAGATATTTGTTCTTCTTATAGAGGTACTGATCGAGTTCTCAGTTTTGCGTATTCATCTTTAATGACAAGTCTTCGAGTGATTTTGTTCACAGTTCACTTTCGATGGCATTATTAAAAAACTGATTGACAAATACTTTCAAACATATGTGAAAAGATTTAAGAAAAAACTAGTATGAGTTTCCCAACAGTTAATGTTGCTGAGCATTAAGATTACAAAACCTGAAATGTGATTTAGTTCAGTATTGATACTTTTAATTTTTGGTTTGTGTACTGATCATTCACTCAATTCTTGTTGTTCCATATAACTTATGTTACACTGCGTGTTCACTATCGTAATTTATTATCTATTACGTCTGTGAATTATATTATGATTTGAGACTTTTCATAAGAAAGAAATGTAGAGAGTAAAAGAAACTTCACTTGTTCTCACACATTATTCTACAGAGGTGCCATCATTCAGAGAAATTATTTCAATGTGTCCTGGGTAACCTTAACAATTACCATTATTTAAGTAACTGAATTAAGCCAGTTGTACAACAATAAGCCATTAAGCTATTCCACTTAATATACCTCAAATCTCCGAACATATGTAGATCAATCTTCAAAAGATTGAATTGTTTATGGTTTACACAGTTGCTTGCTTCATGTTTGTCCAGTGTATGTTATACTGTCATCAACAGAATGTAGATTAttgtgaaaatataaaaaatgcaCTAACCGTTTTGAAATGGATTATTATTTAGTATGCATCGTTTTTCATATAGTTCACATCCGATGCCAGTATTGTTTTAATTGATCTTCTAAGAAAAATTGATCCACTATATCAGTCAGTTGGTCGTCGTTAATTTATGAACCTACCATGGAATTTCAATGAAATGACTTCTGCATCTAAAGAAATGAAAGTTGATATGTTGAAACATCTGTACGATTAAGGTTTCCTTCATTTAATAAATCAGtaactttgaaaataatgaaaaaatcattttaattctGTTTCAGAATAAACTTTCTTCAGATAACTATCTTATAAATGCATACTACTCGATGAAAGCTAAATTTCTAACATCATTGAAGGCCACTTCGCACGGATACGAATTGTGAGTTGTATTTTGTTACTATGGCTTTTTAATCACTACCCACTCTCATGTAAAATAAACTCTTTGTTCATAGAACAAACACCATTTATAGCATCATAATTCACAACTAGTTATGTTTGAAATAGTGACatcattcaatttatttgacAGTCAACATTGAAATCCTCTTTTGGTTAGAATATTGTCGTAACACTAGAATAAAACGGAACGTGTTTGTCAGTATTTCAGTGTAATGTAATTGCACAGCAATTAGGGACAAAACTTCCGACGgtataatttatttgatttaatgtAATCAAATAAGGCAAATTTACAACTAATCAATAAAAGTGTAAACATATTTAATTAGGTGATCAAATGTGATCACGGACGTTTATTGATATAATTAGATGGGATTCAATATCTTGctattttaaaataactttaGATGCATCCTTCATCAGGAGGACAGTTGATCTCAAATAGTTGCATGGTATGATACTTAAATGGCTCAAATTTCCTAAATTCGGTAACCTTACTTGAACTCCATTCTATAGAACAGGATATTCACTGTATATAGCAACATACGATATATCGTCAATGAAGAGATATAAAACCAAATTAGTTTAATGACAGGTTTACTCGTCCACTCATTTctcatgatttaaaaataaatgtatcattcTGAGTAAGCAAATGTTCTTTGCATATTTACAAACTTTTAGACCTGATTTATTCACTTTCCAACCGTTTATAATTGACGGAGGTGGTACAGTGGTTATGACTTCTGGGTTATTACATCCACCGTTTCTGAATACATCACACTCAATATCTGAAAAGTATGGAACTCTCGGATGGCTTCTTGGCCGACAGATTATATCTGCAGGTATGTTTTAAGTTATCCCTTCCCCCCTCTCTGATTCACTATGTTATCGCACTCAGGTACTGGGAATCGGTCACGAACAATTGAGAaatatgtgtgtatgtgaacTGTTTCTGTGATCCTACGAGATCTAGAAAGACTGATTCCTGTGCAGGTCAGAAGTTTATATtctgaatatttcaaatattgatGGTGAAATATTCTCTTCTGAATGTGACGAGTAGAATTTATGTGTAGCTATTGTGTTTTGATATGTCAATGTGTGCATCTGTAATGTGATAGACAGTAAGATATTgatgaaaatattcattatcaatGGGTATAGATATACGATTGTAGTCCATCAAATGTTGACTTGTTGAGAGTAATGGTTTTCATCGAAATGTTGTCTTATTAGCTAATAATATAAGGAATGCTGTTCACACATGATATGATTACACTCAAATCAATTTCGAACTCTACATCACTCATCCTACTTAAAATTCACATTAAATTGATTCTCGAAAACTCAGTGTGATAAACGGATATTTTTATTACAGCTTTCAGAGATAACCAGCTAATAGAACAAACGCAATATCAGCCGGAGTGTGGATCAACTGCTTCTACACCGTTCCGAAGTCAACTGTGTTGTTTATCAGCACAAATCAACTCTGGTAGACTTCAGAAAGAAGTAAGACAaattcaaatgttattttaatcCACGAATTTTCGAATCTTCACACAGTCTTCGACATTTCAATTTTGAAGTTAGATGCCGAAAAATGGCTGGTAAACGAAAGGTGTTATTCATTCTaagtttaatgaataatatgGCAATCAAATGCAGAGATATAATGCATTTGTCATCTGTACATATTTTAAGATTGATATATCAATCAGTCTTTCACCGAAATAGAAAAATGTTTGAAGCCAGAAGTgaataatattatcaataaCTTGCTAGAAATAccaatttaaacaataaatatgaaattttgTTCAGTCGATACGTGAGTTCAGTTGAAATTCAGACCGAAATGAAAACACTTGACGCTTTGCCGCGTCTATGTTCTCACAGTTGTCGTTGTCAATTTTTGTGGGATTAGTGCCGTTAATATTAAAAGCTTGAATTGAGAAAACGCTTTACAGTGTGTTTTCTTCACAATAGGAATTTGTGAGGACCTAGTACAGTGTCATGTAGTTAGTTCAGGAAAGGCAGGTGCTACTAGTTAATCTCATGTCAGGATCCACGAAACGTGATAACCTTTGACTCGCTTGATGTTTTAAGCTGACATTGCCACAATCAATTAACTTTTCTGTGTTTAACAATTCCAACAAATGCAGTGGATCACATATATGAGCGGTTGTTTGCGAAGAAGTGATCTGACAATTAGTTGTCAAATACTGCTCTAAGATATTCAATATCTCCTCCAAAATGAAAATAGAATGACGAAGGTAATTGATTAAAATCTTTGGATAGTACCACAACCATAAACAACTTGTCAATCTCATGAGTAACCATCTTGTATTTCAATCTACGAATAGCACTTAAAGCTTTAAAATGCTTTTTCTGCCTAATAGTTAGATCTCGCTTGTCAAACAAATTATATAAGCTGAAACTGAAAGCGTGATATATATGTCACAGACGTTATAGAAATTTCATGTAATCTCAACTATTTTCTTACCAACTAGAATTTGGAAAAATTGTCAGCTGGTATAAATGGTCTTATGTTATCTTTCGAAGTAAGTAAACTTAAATAACACAGTATTCACTTGATTCCTCAATCGCTAACATTCACAATTGACACATGCATTCTATGTGTTCTCTAGGTTCGAATTGGGCAATCTCATTGTTTGAATTTGAATTTCGCTGAATAATTGACGAATGCGATTTATATTTGATCACGCTTGTATTTCACATCAGGGTgatgaatcaatcaatcagtatACCTCTTGCTGATGTTTGAGTTATTGTGTAACACTACGAAATGATTATATATTTTTGATATCCCAGAGAGAAGAACATGAAATATTTTACCTTCCGTGATTAGTTTTGGGTGGTTCTTCAGTGTAGGTAAGCACTGAAGTGCTTATTCCGGGTGATTTATAGATGATGTAGATACGATCTATCATGGATGCATTGAAGGCATGGGGGAGCCGGCGGATGTCGGAAAAATGAAGGCAAAGGTGAAGGTCATGGGGGAATTACTGATCAGCAAGTCAAGAATGACTCTTCTTGGGGTCATTTCTATGAACGTGGAAGGCGTTTTGGGATGTCCTTGATATGAATAAGCATGAAATGTAGTGTCAGATTCTTTGAGTGCAGAAGTGTTGGACAATACGGAGAGCGGAAACAAAACTCATTTAAACGTTGTATCATGCCTTTTGTTATTTGAAATGCGCTTGTGATTGTCGGATTAACCAGTAGTTGTTCACTGTATACGAGAATGTGAGTTAGTGAGAAAAATTTCAGTCTTCATAGTGACAATAAACGAAAAAGAATGTGATGGAATCAGAACCCTCACGTTGAAATTCAGAAAACAAGAAGCACGAGTGTGGCAGAACACTTGAAAACAAGACTGAAAGAAAGTTCTGATTGCAGGAGGCACGGGAAGATTCAAATGGATGAAAGAAGACTATGTATagttattaaataaacattgtTGTATTTCAACCTTCTTACAGCACCTAAATCTTCAACATGCTTTGAGTGCCTTATCCGCTTATTCGTTAGATCTCGCTTGCGAAAGAAattatataatttgaaaatgaaaaccTGTTATATGTGttacagattttttaaaaaacctCTCTCACCTACATTTGTCTTCGCACTGCCTTGTTCAACAGCTGGATGATTTCCAATATAAATTGCTCTATATTGTTCATTTACTCACATTTCTTGCAGACATACAAGGAAACTTTAAGTGGAAATACTGAAAGCTTAAATGAAAGGAAGATGTTTTTTTCAGCATTCGCCAGAGTAAGTTGTGCAGACCGCTCAAATTTAGTTTGATCGGAAACTCAATTCACAATGATTCTTGTTAAACTTTGTGAGCTATAGTCATTATTGAGAAGAATATCAACACAACTACATTTCAATCATCTTGTGAGTAGAAATGTTATGAACATAAGAGGCTTACTATAGAAATACGTTTCAGTAAACAGAGTATACGACTTGAAAAATGAACCGTAGTAGATCGGTAATATTTGAATGATGAGGTTTGCTGATAAATCATAACATTTTTGCATATACGAATCCATTTTCAATTGAATAGATTCACTGTGCGAACACAGATGCATTATTTTAAATAGCTCTCATTATACTAACAAGATTTTGTTGACCGAATAATACGGAATAATCTATAGGTGTCCCATGAGAATTTCTATCTGGAACAGAGATTGTTGAGCAGGTGAACAGAAAAGTTGAAACTTTCAATCGTCGCCAAGGTCCCGTTATCTCGCTTTTCAACCTAAATTGTCTCTTCTGATGGCTGAATCCAGCTACAAGAATACAGATAAAATACACTGAATTTTGCGAATTCCCAAAGCAGACAGACGTACCGggaattcatgatttcagtatTTTGGGGTTGATTTTCAAGCAGTCGGTGATAACAGGCTCAACAAGGTCAATCTGTTTCACTTTTAGCGTTTAATATATCaatcataatgaatattttcatcCATTGACAGCCCCGGTCCAAGATCTTCACCCCTTTTTCAGACAAACAAGTTGGTGAAACCTGTTAGGCCCTTCTGGAGAGAAACAGGCCACATCGAAGCACGACACACCCACCGGGGCCAGAATACTTGTTTCTGCAATCCTTTGGAGTATGCCCGATGACAAGCAACTCCATATGATACATACACCACTTTCGAAAATATCTTGTCATTTTTCATTCCAAATGTAATTGTGCTATATTTCTCTGTGGGTTTGGTAATCGATTGGTGGGTGTCGGTAAGAGTGAGTGATTAGCTCGAACTCCACCACCATAGTTACCGCTCACGTTAGTACATGAGTCATTGGTCCCACTATCCAGGAGGCACGACGCGGACGTGTGAGTCGGATTTTGCCTCCCGTCCAAGATCTAATAACACTATAAAAAACAGTGGTTCACTATGATACAACAAGCATGTCACATCTTACAGAACCAAAAATGAATAAGATGATTTTGGCGTAGGCTAATTTGTTTGAGTAAATAATAGATCACAAAGTGTTTCAGTGCATTTTTTATCTTCATTTGTAGGAAAACACGGTTCAAAGCTCCTTCTAGTTTTCTCGAAATAACTTTCGTGTCTCATGACGTATTGAAATGATTGTTAGTTATCTTCAATGAATTATAACTACAGTGTAATAATGcacattattcttttttttctttttttcgcaTATTCCTAATAACTGAAGATGATGTGTGGCGGCTTATTATCACATATTATTGATCGCAAATCACAGTCTTCTATCCAAGACTACGAATACatgtaattcatttgtattttcataATATGACGTTTAAAATATTGTCAGTCAGTTTCCGTCTGTCAAATCTATCATGTAATCCATAATTTTTACCCGATTACTTAATACAGCCAAGACTAATACTACAAACATTCACTTATTTAAACTGTGGCTTAAACAGTGCATATATGGTTGTGTGCGTCAACGTATGCAAATGTTTAGCTTACAATCGTTCACATGAAATGCATTTCAACAAATACTGTGTAGTGTGTTCATGAATGAATTATCATAATAGCACACTAAGTTTTCCATTGATAGTTCCACATATTTCATTCCAATTTTTTTCGTTTTCAGTGTGAACGATGTTGTGAAATACAGTCAAGGATTTTCAGAAACATACCAATGTGAAAGTGGTTCGGTAATGAATCCTGTGCGCAAATGTATTCTTTAGAAGCAAACATTATTAGTGTGTGCAAAAGTATTCGTTTGTCTGTCTAATGGATTCCATAATGAAAACTATTGTAATGTATCACTTCaattgttcaaataataaacattttagtaCTGTAAATGAAGTCGAATATTTGAATTTTACAGTCGGATCAATCGATTCTGACAGGTCAAATAAGGAGAACATTATGGTTTTAATCCAGTGGAAGAATTATTCTGAAATTTCGTTTCTATAATATCCATATAAATGTGCGGACCAAATAAGTCGTTTGTGTGTTGAAATTTCAGACGACGGCGTTCGTGATATATGTTTTTGGAAACGTGATGCGAGAGGCAGGAACATCACCAACCCTGTGATTTGTAAGAAGATTTGTCGCTTCACGAAAACAAAACGCTTTCCACATATTTGCATATAGGTAGAATGTGATTTAAAGCACAATTAAACAGGTTTCTGAAGTTTAACAATTGCCAAGTTACCTGACTGGAATTTATGCAAATCATAGATACACAATGCCACTGAAGAGTATCATGATGATTTGTGGTGGACCACTCTTAAAATGTACTTTTCACTCAAACAGGCTCACGTTTAATGCTGCTAAGTAATTTCGTTTCTGCATCGAGGAATTCAGTGAAACCAGCTTTGGACATTTCGTAAGAAGATCATGTGGTACTGAAGAGGTTCTCAAGAAATCATAGAAGATTTGCAAAATATTTCTCTGGGAACACACTTCTTGTAAGCACTACAACTAGAAGCACAGTGCATTAGAATATTACGTCAGTAGGTAAACAAAAATCAGCCATTTTCCCCATCTTACAAAACATGTTGAAGTTCTTCTTTACACAAGAATCAATGATGAACGACGAAGGAGAAGACCAGTCAAGAATCTCTTAATTATGAAAAGAGAAATGCAGGTCACTTACTGAGAGAGATTATTACAGCTCAATCAGCGTGTCGTTCAATTCGCTTCACAGAAATAATCTCTCAGCATAGCTTTACTATCTAAAAATTATGATAACTGATTTGTTGTGTAAGAATATGTAATACTTTATCCGTACATAGCCTATGAACATACACCAAGATCATATTAGCAGTTAGTGATTTttgtgtttttgtgataagtgAACGGAATTTCCTGTTTCTACCGATACAAGCCCCTTGATTGTGAAGACCACTTGTTCTATTTGGTAACTTGCTGTCACGAGTCCTGGAGAGATGTAATAAGGTTCATTGCCAAGCAATAGACATTATTATTCCCACCGCTTGATTGTAACAATTCTGTTGGGAACAtacaaaactaaataaattcTGTCCCTAAACTAGTTAGATGTTCGTATGATTTGTTTGTTTCGTATATATTCTTATAAACATATTGCATCTTTTAGTAGGTAACCAATAGATTTACTGTTCAGTTAAAGATTTATGTTCTTTATAAACCCGTTGCAATAAAGCAATACGATTTCATACATTCTCATCAGAGTTTAACCTTAACTGCCACGTGTAACTGCAACAAAATATATCCGAAATGAGAACCATAGTGCACGTGTTAAAAAGTGCTCAGTGTAAAACCGGTTGCCTACATGAACGCAATTGATAAAAACAACAAA
The genomic region above belongs to Schistosoma haematobium chromosome 2, whole genome shotgun sequence and contains:
- a CDS encoding hypothetical protein (EggNog:ENOG41KOG3624~COG:E~MEROPS:MER0011427): MLFSLLSKRQKIFVLVISVACVAVVGIALLVHFLKRNSYEEASSPLTSETSSGVERATETGILCIYYNCSTNNSNDSINAICDNYEKYTCDKHHKTDHPDNLTITVDDVVMKMFEITEYQDVPSIKAAEMFYKTCTEALSVKNEFITTKVIDLIELLFSGWLMSSDDTQQYNLIEKFLRSRKFNLTASILPLIFQGGRTTLFSLNLIGDYSQEDNSMIYIGPGSLDAFDSEKLNMSDRMDSEVKEQIFKYLENVGALQTNKNMMDGVFEIYSKIKDVQEKTAIDEDTLVSISDLEQICPIIDWNVLFENAFAHESYKNLEVYIQRKEALRMTCKFLFSKIITEKGRKDIHNMLVIKFLYKMRRYLKKYVEDFYPSDIDEKSSTCIQELKENFWWTINKQHKYSSISKSTKDEVTQMFDKMKHKLTELLSQGSWSSEDDKEEAISTVSNIKVLLMDSESLSEGYESRDKILENKLSSDNYLINAYYSMKAKFLTSLKATSHGYELPDLFTFQPFIIDGGGTVVMTSGLLHPPFLNTSHSISEKYGTLGWLLGRQIISAAFRDNQLIEQTQYQPECGSTASTPFRSQLCCLSAQINSGRLQKENLEKLSAGINGLMLSFETYKETLSGNTESLNERKMFFSAFARMMCGGLLSHIIDRKSQSSIQDYEYIVNDVVKYSQGFSETYQCESGSVMNPVRKCIL